A window of Campylobacter cuniculorum DSM 23162 = LMG 24588 contains these coding sequences:
- a CDS encoding glycosyltransferase family 2 protein, whose protein sequence is MIIIFPMAGLSSRFAKAGYHKPKYMLDLNGTSVFSKAVLSFKKYFNHFKILFIYRNIENSKEFIKRECEKMQLEFYECVELEKETKGQAHTVMLGLQKAKIKADESLLIFNIDTFRPNFSLPPNLDIFDGYLEVFEGEGEQWSFVLADKNGRVLRTTEKERISNLCSSGIYYFKKAKDFKEVFLELQSKDERIKDEFYIAPMYNVLIKKGAFIGFVKINLDEIIFCGTPLEYEHLIQ, encoded by the coding sequence GTGATTATCATCTTCCCTATGGCTGGACTTTCAAGTCGTTTTGCAAAGGCTGGTTACCATAAACCCAAATATATGCTTGATTTAAATGGCACGAGTGTATTTTCAAAAGCTGTTTTAAGTTTTAAAAAATATTTTAATCATTTTAAAATCCTTTTCATTTATAGAAATATAGAAAATTCTAAAGAATTTATTAAAAGAGAGTGTGAAAAAATGCAACTTGAATTTTATGAATGTGTAGAATTAGAAAAGGAAACAAAGGGACAGGCTCACACCGTAATGCTAGGACTCCAAAAAGCAAAGATTAAAGCAGATGAGAGTCTTTTGATTTTTAATATCGATACTTTTAGACCTAATTTTTCTTTGCCACCAAATTTGGATATTTTTGATGGATATTTGGAAGTTTTTGAGGGCGAGGGCGAACAATGGAGTTTTGTTTTGGCTGACAAAAATGGCAGGGTGCTTAGAACAACAGAAAAAGAAAGAATTTCAAATCTTTGTAGTAGCGGGATTTATTATTTTAAAAAAGCTAAAGATTTTAAAGAAGTATTCTTAGAACTTCAAAGTAAAGATGAAAGAATCAAAGATGAATTTTATATCGCTCCTATGTATAATGTTTTGATTAAAAAAGGAGCTTTTATAGGCTTTGTAAAGATTAATTTAGATGAAATTATCTTTTGTGGAACCCCTTTAGAATATGAACATTTGATACAATGA